One region of Halohasta litchfieldiae genomic DNA includes:
- a CDS encoding RNA-directed DNA polymerase produces the protein MSLSSDLNLELAWEKTKRNLSRNDKIFINNPYITEIIDHDRSEYIEQLSQKLDSGYSPSDSRTVSFPKKDWNVRPASVLKITDLTIYSAIIIELYDDIRSEIQWSAQDRRFSRILLDDISENSYWMENPFKSWKQWNEKSQTLYNEYEYVLSTDISSYFENVEHRILDSNLREITDNEKLRDLLWKFLARWNRPKGRGLPQGYYPSNILSELYLNRIDKRIKSEGYDHTRYGDDLKIYCRNRNDAINMLNKLSELYRNKGLYINKSKTEILTSKEAKRKFKDPREIIKQLQPKIVDRIRQEREDRRKKIKAKRDKDSSDSRNYIPYTDGGEIDESDIREDEEIILLGNAFKKHIEDSDLDNKSLFNYLVRNLGDVNSHYAVPYCLDRIKDGRTQIRRIVDKYFSKLNNRDEIANKLISMILNEEIIYEFQKFVIVRWIFQSNIKTKKTISGMRRLFREPQQIPETRNYIIAYLGKYGDKTDVETISEEYPKSNNPVQKSIILIAIRDMDPEIRGAFYNQASKDHQYCKSSVALAKNISG, from the coding sequence ATGTCTCTATCAAGTGATCTTAATCTAGAATTAGCTTGGGAGAAAACTAAAAGGAATCTGTCCCGGAATGACAAAATATTCATTAATAATCCTTATATTACTGAAATTATTGACCATGATCGAAGCGAATACATAGAACAACTCTCGCAAAAACTTGACAGTGGTTATTCCCCATCAGATTCACGTACTGTTAGTTTTCCTAAAAAAGATTGGAATGTTCGTCCTGCTAGTGTTCTAAAAATTACTGATCTAACCATCTACTCAGCGATTATCATCGAGCTTTATGATGATATTCGGAGCGAAATACAGTGGTCAGCACAAGACCGACGTTTTTCTAGAATTTTGCTTGATGATATTAGTGAGAATAGCTATTGGATGGAAAATCCATTTAAATCTTGGAAGCAGTGGAATGAGAAGAGTCAAACACTTTATAATGAATATGAATATGTACTTTCAACAGATATATCGTCTTATTTTGAGAATGTCGAACATCGAATATTAGACTCAAATCTGAGAGAGATAACTGATAACGAGAAATTAAGAGATCTACTTTGGAAATTTCTTGCACGATGGAATCGTCCAAAGGGTCGTGGACTACCACAAGGTTACTACCCCTCTAATATTCTTTCAGAGCTATATTTAAACAGAATAGATAAGAGAATTAAATCAGAAGGTTACGATCACACTCGATATGGAGATGATTTAAAAATATATTGTCGAAATAGAAATGATGCAATAAATATGCTAAATAAGTTGTCAGAATTGTATAGAAATAAGGGTCTGTATATAAATAAAAGTAAAACAGAAATCTTGACTTCTAAAGAGGCTAAGAGAAAGTTCAAAGATCCGAGAGAGATTATTAAACAGTTACAGCCAAAAATAGTTGACAGAATAAGACAGGAACGTGAAGACCGGAGGAAGAAAATTAAAGCCAAAAGAGATAAAGATTCATCAGATAGTAGAAATTATATACCGTACACAGATGGCGGTGAAATAGATGAATCAGACATTAGAGAAGATGAAGAAATAATTCTTTTAGGGAATGCTTTTAAGAAGCATATTGAAGATTCTGACCTAGATAATAAAAGTTTGTTTAATTATTTAGTAAGGAACTTGGGAGATGTTAACAGCCATTATGCTGTGCCATATTGTCTTGATAGAATAAAAGACGGTAGAACACAGATAAGAAGAATTGTTGATAAGTATTTCTCCAAGTTAAATAATCGGGATGAAATTGCTAATAAATTGATTAGCATGATTCTAAATGAAGAGATTATCTATGAATTTCAGAAATTTGTTATTGTTCGATGGATATTTCAGAGTAATATTAAAACAAAGAAGACAATATCTGGGATGCGAAGACTATTCAGAGAACCTCAACAAATCCCCGAAACTAGAAACTATATAATAGCATATTTAGGCAAATACGGTGATAAAACAGATGTTGAGACAATATCAGAAGAGTATCCTAAATCAAATAATCCTGTTCAAAAATCAATTATTTTAATCGCTATTCGGGATATGGACCCTGAAATAAGAGGTGCCTTTTATAATCAAGCTAGTAAAGACCACCAATATTGCAAGTCATCTGTAGCTCTTGCAAAGAATATTTCCGGCTGA
- a CDS encoding DUF6360 family protein — protein sequence MSDRLLSVNAYTTLDLIDGEAEAHDFTESAYAVVNATAPRKKPDHVKLELELDNAELEHLPAHADRVRLTPDQARELASELERYAEKVDAYLAESDDE from the coding sequence ATGTCCGATAGACTCCTCTCAGTCAACGCCTATACGACTCTGGACCTGATCGATGGTGAGGCCGAAGCCCACGACTTCACCGAATCGGCCTACGCAGTCGTCAACGCCACCGCGCCGCGCAAGAAGCCCGACCACGTCAAACTGGAGCTGGAACTCGACAACGCGGAGCTTGAACACCTCCCAGCGCACGCCGACCGCGTGCGACTGACGCCGGATCAGGCCCGCGAGTTGGCCTCGGAGTTGGAGCGATACGCCGAGAAAGTCGACGCCTATCTCGCAGAGAGCGACGACGAGTAG
- a CDS encoding DUF2309 domain-containing protein: protein MSTESQIHETTVEDSIEAAATTVGSAWPLHSFVTANPLSGFEDQPFHEAAAEAERLFGSDGYPSVDVFRAAWNDGQIDSELLQQELVDYGYDDDPEALLNRMEMARADDGDSTDDTASTADEAVDLLLTKWLAAFLDQGQTEWPMPNREEGFYTAFRTVARHDRNLPNSGSIADRPDEPVAAIEEVLVDSPVDQWETIFEYHLTALPGWTGLIKQQADSDDAWQSTYPISLVDYLAVRLTIANLLGSPIEPPTEWTDAADTAGDEVPLAEVWLTAWERTYREELVDVVAEASGSLSEAEDSGRPDAQMVFCIDTRSEIIRRHIESTGAYETHGYAGFFGIPMRHEGYDSDVTVDACPPIVDAQHRITDRPTSGTDATRDAYDRWQQTTEMGHNVLKALKSNAATAFSFVESAGAGYGAALAARTLVPDRFSAFTDSVDHSHHSHEFCEPSVDYNPDAMTELREGLTLDEKVEYAETAFDLMGWEQFARLVVFTGHASETSNNPFGSSLDCGACAGNPGGPSARVLAAICNDEAVKDELRARGHDIPEDTLFLAGEHNTTTDEITLYTSDIPESHADDVDQLQADLDTARAGAAAERAESMGTDTDGLTETERRAADWAETRPEWGLAGNASFVIGPRDLTAGCDLDGRAFLHSYDWSTDPDGEALEAIMAGPMVVTQWINNQYYFATVDTATFGSGSKVTHNPVGNVGVYQGNGGDLLTGLPLQSVMADDETPYHQPLRLSTVIHAPVDRVTDILSANEEVTQLLDNGWLSLTVVDPTQNHGTFHYAGELEWTALDADERTAEPIGTTTRVAPTADD, encoded by the coding sequence ATGAGTACTGAAAGCCAGATCCACGAAACGACGGTCGAAGATAGCATCGAAGCCGCAGCAACCACGGTCGGGTCGGCGTGGCCGCTCCACTCCTTTGTGACGGCCAACCCGCTTTCGGGGTTCGAAGACCAGCCGTTCCACGAGGCCGCCGCCGAGGCCGAGCGACTGTTCGGCAGCGATGGCTACCCGAGCGTCGACGTCTTTCGAGCGGCGTGGAACGATGGCCAGATCGACTCCGAACTGCTACAGCAGGAGTTGGTCGACTACGGCTATGATGACGATCCCGAAGCGCTGTTGAATCGCATGGAGATGGCGAGAGCCGACGACGGCGATTCGACCGACGACACCGCCTCGACCGCTGACGAGGCAGTCGACCTCCTGCTGACGAAATGGCTGGCGGCGTTCCTCGATCAGGGCCAAACCGAGTGGCCGATGCCGAACCGCGAGGAAGGATTTTATACCGCGTTCCGTACGGTGGCTCGCCACGACCGCAACCTACCCAACAGTGGCTCGATTGCTGACCGGCCCGACGAGCCAGTTGCGGCCATCGAAGAGGTTCTCGTAGACTCCCCAGTCGACCAGTGGGAGACGATCTTCGAGTACCACCTGACCGCATTGCCGGGGTGGACTGGACTGATCAAACAGCAGGCCGACAGCGACGATGCCTGGCAGTCGACGTATCCGATTAGCCTCGTTGACTACCTTGCAGTGCGCCTGACAATCGCGAACCTCCTTGGTTCGCCCATCGAGCCACCGACCGAGTGGACTGACGCTGCCGACACCGCAGGGGACGAGGTTCCGCTGGCCGAAGTCTGGCTGACCGCATGGGAACGCACCTACCGCGAGGAGTTGGTCGACGTCGTCGCCGAGGCCAGTGGCTCGCTCTCCGAGGCAGAAGACAGTGGCCGTCCGGATGCACAAATGGTGTTCTGTATCGACACGCGCTCGGAGATCATCCGCCGCCACATCGAGTCGACGGGGGCCTACGAGACCCACGGCTACGCCGGTTTTTTCGGCATCCCGATGCGCCACGAAGGGTACGATTCGGACGTGACAGTCGACGCCTGTCCCCCAATCGTGGATGCCCAACACCGCATCACCGACCGCCCGACGTCGGGGACAGACGCCACACGAGACGCCTACGACCGCTGGCAGCAGACCACGGAGATGGGCCACAACGTCCTCAAAGCACTCAAATCCAACGCCGCAACCGCCTTTAGCTTCGTCGAGAGCGCCGGCGCAGGCTACGGGGCCGCGCTGGCCGCCCGGACACTGGTGCCAGATCGCTTTTCGGCGTTCACTGACAGCGTCGACCACTCCCATCACTCTCACGAGTTCTGCGAGCCCTCGGTCGACTACAACCCAGACGCGATGACCGAACTCCGCGAAGGGCTAACCCTCGACGAGAAAGTCGAGTACGCCGAAACCGCCTTCGACCTCATGGGCTGGGAGCAGTTTGCCCGCCTCGTTGTCTTTACCGGCCACGCCAGCGAGACGTCGAACAATCCGTTCGGATCGAGCCTCGACTGCGGGGCCTGCGCTGGCAACCCCGGCGGACCGAGCGCTCGCGTGCTGGCGGCCATCTGTAACGACGAGGCAGTCAAAGACGAACTCCGTGCCCGCGGACATGATATTCCTGAGGATACCCTGTTCCTCGCTGGCGAGCACAACACGACGACCGACGAGATTACGCTCTACACCAGCGACATTCCAGAAAGCCACGCTGATGATGTCGACCAGCTACAGGCCGATCTCGACACAGCCCGCGCCGGAGCGGCCGCCGAACGCGCCGAGTCCATGGGCACAGACACCGATGGCCTCACAGAGACCGAGCGCCGTGCGGCCGACTGGGCCGAGACCCGCCCCGAATGGGGGCTGGCTGGCAACGCGTCGTTCGTCATCGGACCGCGCGACCTCACCGCTGGCTGTGATCTCGACGGCCGCGCATTCCTCCATTCCTACGATTGGTCGACCGATCCCGACGGCGAGGCCCTCGAAGCGATCATGGCCGGCCCGATGGTCGTCACCCAGTGGATCAACAACCAGTACTACTTCGCGACCGTCGACACCGCAACCTTCGGCAGCGGGTCAAAAGTCACCCACAACCCGGTCGGCAACGTCGGCGTCTATCAGGGCAACGGTGGCGACCTGCTGACTGGCCTGCCGCTCCAGTCGGTGATGGCCGACGACGAGACGCCGTACCACCAGCCGCTCCGTCTCTCGACGGTGATTCACGCGCCCGTCGACCGTGTGACCGATATTCTCTCGGCAAACGAGGAAGTCACGCAACTGCTGGACAACGGATGGCTCTCGCTAACGGTTGTCGATCCCACACAGAACCACGGCACGTTCCACTACGCAGGCGAACTAGAGTGGACCGCGCTGGATGCCGACGAACGGACCGCCGAGCCGATTGGGACGACGACGAGAGTAGCCCCCACCGCTGACGACTAA
- a CDS encoding proton-conducting transporter transmembrane domain-containing protein, translated as MTEQDQLTTVGQLPNRTNPESLLPAVLTRLVWLLWVATLGVLGVRLWTDGTWGISGVVAVDGLTVVMWTVVTFFSGIVHSYSRRYMAGQQQIERFFAGVFGFTLVVMVLVAADHIALFAVAWLAMGLTMAELIGHVQEWPQAQAAAGLARRYFLASGGLLTVALATLWVSTGATSISGIAAAADTVPFTPWLVAAGALLGAAMIQSALVPFQTWLLASMTAPTPASALMHAGFVNAGGVLLVRFAPVISVDARFMLLVVVVGAISALSGKFLKSVQPDIKSQLGCSTVGQMGFMIMQAGLGFFGAAITHLILHGFYKAYQFLSAGDGVTQTSPTKTKHKPRSLSAIGFLVTVLTAVVGGILFGVLTGKGLSVDSGLLLALLVVLTTLHATRNALAQTSVSAATRYGLIPLVFLPAIAVYAGAYTAIAGIMKGIPIVAAPAELTAVHGVVAVAFAIAYVVIETGLYQRSQRLYVALLNATQPPSETILTSTEEYNEY; from the coding sequence ATGACAGAACAGGATCAGTTGACGACGGTGGGACAGCTCCCGAACAGAACCAACCCAGAATCGCTTCTCCCGGCCGTTCTCACGCGGCTGGTGTGGTTGCTGTGGGTCGCCACGCTCGGTGTGCTCGGGGTGCGGCTCTGGACCGACGGGACGTGGGGCATCTCAGGCGTCGTCGCTGTCGACGGACTCACCGTTGTGATGTGGACCGTTGTCACCTTCTTCAGTGGGATCGTCCACAGCTACTCGCGCCGGTATATGGCCGGCCAACAGCAGATCGAGCGGTTCTTTGCCGGCGTGTTCGGCTTCACGCTGGTCGTGATGGTGTTGGTTGCGGCCGATCATATCGCACTGTTTGCGGTCGCGTGGCTCGCAATGGGCCTCACCATGGCCGAGTTGATCGGCCACGTTCAGGAATGGCCACAGGCACAGGCCGCCGCCGGACTGGCCCGCCGGTATTTCCTCGCAAGCGGTGGGCTCCTGACCGTCGCGCTCGCAACGCTGTGGGTGTCGACGGGCGCGACCAGTATCTCGGGCATCGCGGCAGCCGCCGATACCGTTCCGTTCACACCGTGGCTCGTCGCGGCGGGCGCACTCTTGGGTGCGGCGATGATCCAGTCCGCACTGGTGCCGTTCCAAACGTGGTTGCTCGCCTCGATGACTGCGCCGACTCCGGCCTCAGCACTGATGCACGCCGGGTTCGTCAACGCGGGCGGCGTCCTGCTGGTTCGTTTTGCGCCCGTGATCTCGGTCGACGCCCGCTTCATGCTGCTGGTCGTGGTCGTTGGTGCGATAAGCGCCCTCTCGGGGAAGTTCCTGAAATCAGTACAACCCGATATCAAGAGTCAACTCGGCTGTTCGACGGTGGGCCAGATGGGATTCATGATCATGCAGGCCGGCCTCGGCTTCTTCGGGGCGGCGATCACCCACCTCATTTTGCATGGATTTTATAAGGCCTACCAGTTCCTCTCGGCGGGCGATGGAGTCACACAGACCAGTCCAACGAAAACCAAACACAAACCCAGATCACTGAGCGCTATCGGCTTCCTCGTCACCGTACTGACAGCCGTCGTCGGTGGCATCCTGTTTGGGGTTCTCACCGGGAAGGGGTTGAGTGTCGACAGCGGACTCCTCTTGGCCCTCCTGGTCGTGCTGACGACGCTCCACGCAACGCGGAACGCCCTCGCACAGACGTCTGTCTCGGCGGCCACGCGGTACGGCCTCATCCCGCTAGTTTTCCTGCCAGCAATCGCGGTGTACGCGGGAGCCTACACGGCCATCGCGGGCATAATGAAGGGCATCCCGATTGTCGCAGCACCGGCGGAGCTAACGGCTGTTCACGGCGTCGTCGCGGTTGCGTTCGCGATTGCCTACGTTGTGATTGAGACCGGGCTCTACCAACGCAGCCAGCGACTGTACGTCGCGTTGCTGAACGCAACCCAGCCACCATCCGAAACCATCCTGACCTCCACGGAGGAGTACAATGAGTACTGA
- a CDS encoding amidohydrolase family protein translates to MEQFEGTILTGESFEPLDGRIIVADGRIEAVEQIETASTDIIVPAFVNAHTHVGDSVAKEAGVGLSLEEAVAPPDSRKHRRLAAASRDELVAAMGRTLRFMEQTGTAAFLDFRESGLDGARALRAAEEGREIDAFIFGSDDPAVLDVADGFGASGANDANFTAERAAAREAGAPFAIHAGEPDATDIHPALDLEPELLVHMVHAEQSHLDRVDAQSIPIAVCPRANCVLDVGRPPIRELLDHTTVALGTDNVMLNPPSMFREMAYTAKTFDVTAREVLGMATTAGAEIAGLDCGVIEPGRRAALLILDGDSDNLAGTVDPLQAVVRRATARDVKRVVL, encoded by the coding sequence ATGGAACAGTTCGAGGGGACGATTCTCACGGGGGAATCGTTTGAGCCACTAGATGGCCGGATTATCGTCGCGGACGGGCGAATCGAGGCGGTCGAACAGATTGAGACGGCGTCGACCGACATCATCGTTCCCGCGTTCGTCAACGCCCACACTCACGTCGGGGATTCGGTCGCCAAGGAGGCGGGCGTTGGGCTCTCGCTCGAGGAGGCGGTCGCCCCACCGGATAGTCGCAAACACCGGCGGCTGGCAGCCGCCAGTCGGGACGAACTCGTCGCGGCGATGGGTCGGACGCTCCGGTTCATGGAGCAGACCGGGACCGCGGCGTTCCTCGACTTTCGAGAGTCGGGTCTCGACGGTGCCCGCGCCCTTCGTGCGGCCGAGGAGGGACGAGAGATCGACGCATTCATTTTTGGAAGCGACGACCCTGCCGTTCTTGATGTGGCCGACGGGTTCGGCGCAAGTGGTGCGAACGACGCCAACTTCACTGCCGAGCGCGCCGCGGCCCGCGAGGCCGGGGCTCCGTTTGCGATCCACGCTGGCGAACCGGACGCCACCGACATCCACCCCGCCTTAGATCTCGAACCGGAGCTGCTCGTTCATATGGTTCACGCGGAGCAATCACATCTTGACCGCGTCGACGCCCAATCGATTCCCATTGCTGTCTGTCCACGTGCAAACTGCGTCCTCGATGTGGGTCGACCGCCGATTCGTGAGCTGCTCGACCACACAACGGTCGCACTGGGGACCGACAACGTCATGCTCAATCCGCCGTCGATGTTTCGGGAGATGGCCTACACGGCCAAAACGTTCGACGTGACTGCTCGGGAGGTCTTGGGGATGGCGACGACCGCAGGCGCAGAGATCGCCGGTCTCGACTGCGGCGTCATCGAGCCGGGGCGACGAGCTGCCCTGCTGATTCTGGACGGCGATTCGGACAACCTCGCGGGAACTGTCGACCCACTACAGGCGGTCGTCAGACGGGCGACCGCACGCGATGTAAAACGCGTCGTGTTGTAA
- a CDS encoding Lrp/AsnC family transcriptional regulator encodes MNGEEIDDVDRAILHALQEDARNMSSGDIAERTGTSDSTVRKRIQRLESSEIIKGYKAEVDYQKSGYPLRMLLYCTATIPERGERSSEILDIDGVVSVQELVTGEQNLLVTAVGETDSDITPVAQELLDMGLTVADEVLVRSHETKPFGKFDTE; translated from the coding sequence ATGAACGGCGAGGAGATCGACGACGTCGACCGAGCGATCCTCCACGCGCTCCAAGAGGACGCACGCAACATGTCGTCCGGCGACATCGCAGAGCGAACGGGGACCTCGGACAGTACGGTTCGCAAACGTATCCAGCGTCTCGAATCCAGTGAGATAATCAAGGGGTACAAAGCCGAGGTCGACTACCAGAAATCGGGGTATCCCCTCCGAATGTTGTTGTACTGTACCGCCACGATTCCCGAGCGTGGCGAACGTAGTTCCGAGATCCTCGATATCGATGGCGTTGTCTCCGTCCAAGAACTCGTCACAGGCGAGCAGAACCTCCTCGTGACGGCTGTCGGGGAGACTGACAGCGACATCACGCCAGTTGCACAGGAACTGCTCGATATGGGGCTGACTGTCGCCGACGAGGTCCTCGTCCGGAGTCACGAGACGAAGCCGTTCGGCAAGTTCGACACCGAGTAA
- a CDS encoding DUF7342 family protein has product MDEPRPEQTTDADERVKSPDFDALTPPEELVRGDRTRDDFFDAILGLDSPSTASEVAELAGHGVDAAREYLEWFERMGIVKQVTDSPATYQRNQAYLNWRRVQKLRDQYTSGRLLEFLKTETERDEAYTEQFDVAVPEAVSLTNAAADTDRSVEDVWEAVSAWKTTRRRITLLERALASGAGDHVDQSTAV; this is encoded by the coding sequence ATGGACGAACCGCGCCCCGAACAGACCACAGACGCTGACGAGCGCGTTAAGTCGCCGGATTTCGATGCGCTGACGCCACCCGAAGAACTTGTTCGAGGAGACCGAACACGCGATGATTTCTTCGATGCTATCCTTGGATTGGATAGCCCGTCGACGGCGAGCGAAGTTGCTGAGCTCGCAGGTCACGGGGTTGATGCTGCCCGAGAGTACTTAGAGTGGTTCGAACGGATGGGAATCGTCAAGCAGGTCACCGACTCGCCAGCAACCTACCAGCGGAATCAAGCGTATTTGAACTGGCGTCGCGTGCAGAAACTTCGAGACCAGTACACATCCGGGAGGTTACTTGAGTTCTTGAAGACCGAAACCGAGCGTGACGAAGCGTATACCGAACAGTTCGATGTTGCAGTTCCCGAGGCCGTATCACTCACGAACGCTGCAGCAGACACTGATCGTTCGGTGGAGGATGTGTGGGAGGCAGTTTCAGCGTGGAAAACAACTCGTCGACGGATTACGTTGCTTGAACGAGCACTGGCGAGTGGCGCTGGTGATCACGTTGATCAATCGACTGCCGTATGA